The segment ATCCAGATAACACATCCTGTCCCGATGTACTTCCGGCGCTATATTAGCAGTACGAATATAATACACTACCGCTAGCACCATCACCATCGAAATCGCCAGTCCGGTTCCGATGATATAAACGGCACTGAAGAAACGGTTTTGTTTCATCAGTTGCCAGGCTTGTTTGAAATACAGATTTATGGTTATCATTTTAGTCCGTTTATTTAATTGTTTTATGTTTTCGAGGTAGCAAGCCAACAAAGTGACAAGTTTTTTATAACCTTGTTAACTTGCTCTCTTGTCAACCTTATTCATCTTTCAAGGCTTCTGTCGGATTTAACCGGGCTGCCTGTTTTGCCGGAAATACGATACCCGCTACAATCATCATGGCCAATGTCAGGAAAGCAATCAGAAAACTATGTACAAGGCGATCTATCATGGAAAGATCCATCGAAGTAGTAGTCAGCACATCCAATTGACCCAAATTGACATAAATCAGTACAGCTGGTAAGGTGACAACAGCCAGCAGCATCAAACCTTCTCCTATCAATTGGATAAAGATTACCATTCTGGAAGCACCGACAGCCATGCGCAAACCAATCTCCGGAATACGCTGACGAGCACGGAACCAGAATGTTCCGACAACACCCAGCAAGACATTAAACAACAGGAAACATACAGCGACCACATATAAACGGATATTGTCCAAAACAGAGCGTAACACTTCTTCCCGATAATAACTCATAGGAGTGACATCAGACAGATATATGTTTCCCAGTCTCAGTTGCTGTTCCATATCTTTCCTGAACTGCTGCATAAGCTCAGGTTTGTCTGCCGAAGGTTTCATACGCACGAACAAGTTTATATTCCCTGAAAGTATTTCAATCCCGTATTTCTTCAACTCATCCCGTCCGCCGAGATTCCGGTAATAAGCATAATCGTAAGAGGAAAATTCCTGATACCGCTGAGGTTCGCAAACCTCACCAATGTGATAGACGATACTATCTGCATCACCCTGATTGGTAATCCAGATATCTTTTCCCCGTCCTTCTGTTGCCTTACCGAAATATCTCTCCGCTACGGTAGCAGTCACAACAATCTGATTGTTACGAAGTGCATTTTCCAGCTTTTCCCACGATTGTCCGTCGGCAGTCTTTACCTTAAACACACGAAAATAAGACGGATCAACATCCCGGACAAAGCCATATCGTTGCATTTTAATACCATGAAAAGTAGCGAACCGATTGAAATACATATAATGGAAATGATTACCGGAAGTATAACCTACAGTTTCCACACGCGAATCCTTCTCCAAACGGTCTACGATTGTGAAGAAATCATCCATTCCATTCGTCGTGTGCACGGCGGTTGTATCATAATCCGCACTCGTTTCCGGTACAACACCCAACCAGACTTTATACACATGCGAAATGTCAAATCCCAAAGGCTGTTTGTATTCCTTGTATTTCACATACAGATAATCTGCCGCATAGAGCAGACAACTGAAGACAACCAGCAGTTCCAGCAGAATCAGCACATTGGCTTTCCGCTCGTTCCACATTTGTCGAATCATTGAAGCGATCATACCATTAACTGTTTAAAGCCTCGGAGATTTGCTGCCGAGTCGCTTTCCAGGCCGGGAATACAGCCGAAAGCAGGTTTAACAATAGACAAAGAATAAAAACGGCAATAAATACCCAGCCGTTTACCATCTGGAGCGAAAGCTGTTCCTGTCCCAACGAGGTAATCATCAGCCAGTCGCTCATGCAGGCAAGAGCAACATACGAAAGTATAAATCCCAACAAGCCGCCAATCAATGTCACTAACAGATTCTCCAGCAGAACTTGCGACATAATACGCTGCCGTGTGGCTCCATAAGCTTGTCGCAAGGCAAACTCTGGAATCCGTTTACGTGTCCATGCCAGGATAATACCGGAAATATTCAATGCCGGCACCAACAGGATGATAAACGCGATCACCCCAAACCGCAGAAACACTTTTCCTACCGATACTTCCGAATTTTCTCCACCCATCCACTTTTCCAGATGAGAGAAAGGCTGATGCAGGATATTGGCCTGCACATCCGAGAGACCGGCATTAAAGTTGTCAATACGCTTCAGTAGTTCCTGCCGCAAATCTTCCCGGTTATGTCCTTTCTTCAAGAGCATATAGCATTCGAAGGATCCTCCTATTCCTTCCATGTTATAAAACAGATGCGTTCCGGCTGTATAAGGAATCCACACATCTGCCCAGGCTTTGTCGGCAAAGCGCGATACATCTTTCACCACGCCACACACCCGATACACTTGGAAGTTAATCTTCAGCTCTTTTCCCACTACCTGTTCGGTGCCGAATATGGAACGGGCCACTTTTTCACTGATAACAGCCTCGTGCAACCCACTCTCAAAAGTAGCTTTCGAGAAAGGATTTCCTGTAACAAAGTCAAAGTTATACACATGCCAGAAAGCCGTATCAGTTTCCAGAATAGAGGCAGTAACTGTATTCCTTCCATCCATCGACAGCAAGATTTGTTTCTGCCAGATGTCACGCACCACTGCCGTGACAGCTTCGGCTGATTGCAACGGATAAAAGCATTCTTTGATAAAAGGTAAACCTAAGCCCGTCATGGCGATGCGTCGCCCGTCAGCTTTTCCTTCCGTCTTTACATACGTGACGTAATAGGTATCCGCACGGTGGCTTTCCGGCTTAAAGGCTGCTGTATTGGCTATGAACAAGATCACAAAGACCATGATCATACAAATCGCCAAAGCCGTTCCTAAGATGGAAAGCAAGGCCGCCAGCCGATTTTGCCGCAGCAACCGCCAGGATTGTTTGATATATGAGTTTATGCTTGGCATACTTGGTAAGTTTTTAAGTTTGTCAGTTTGTTAGTTTATCCGTTAACAAGAAGGCACTTTATCCGATAGCTTGTATCCTTGTCAACTCGTCAACTTGTACCTCCGTTATTGAATCTGACGTCCATCAAAGAAATGCACAATGCGTGAAGTCTGCTTTGCCTGGTTTTCATTGTGTGTTACCATGACAATGGTACGCCCGTCTTCCTGATTCAGCTTATGCAAGATTTCCATTACTTCCGCTCCCATCTTGGAATCCAAGTTACCGGTCGGCTCATCGGCCAGGATGATTTCCGGATTCCCGATAATGGCACGGGCAATAGCGACACGCTGACACTGACCTCCGGAAAGCTGTGTCGGGAAATGACGCATACGATGTGACAGACCGACTTTCTCCAAGACGGCGATGGCTGCTTCCCGGCGTTCTTTGGCTGATACATGCGGCCGGTACAAAAGCGGCAGCTCTACATTGTCCAATACATTGAGGGAATTGATCAGATGGAAAGACTGGAAGACAAAGCCCAGTGTCTTGTTACGGAAGGCCGCCAGTTGCTTATCGTCCATCGATGCGGTTTGTACACCGGCAATCTCTACCGTTCCGCGCGTTGGCTGATCAAGCAATCCCATAATATTCAGCAGGGTTGACTTTCCACAACCGGATGGTCCCATAATACTCAGGAATTCACCTTTATCTACTGTCAGATTTACATTTTCCAAGGCTACGGTTTCAATCTCTTTTGTCCGATATACTTTCTCTAAATTTGTTAATGTGATCATATTATTTAAGTTTTAAAGTTTGTTAGTTTATAAGTTGACAAGTTAACCAGTTGACGAGTTGACAAGGTTTTGAACACCTTTCTGACCTTGTCCCCTTGTCAACTCGTACCCTTGTTTCTTCTATTCATAATGCAATGTTTCTGCCGGATTCATTCGGGTAATCTTATTGGCTGGAATGCGAATACCCAGGTAAATCATACCGCCCATCAACAGATAAGAAACCGATAAGGTAATCAGGAAGCGCCACCAGGTATAAGCCAGCCGATACGTATCGGGCATATCCAGATACAACATATTTACCAAGAAGATCAGCAGGAAAGGTAAAGTCAGCGCCAACAGGAAAAGCCCTTCGAGGAATAATTCCCGGCGTAACTGTGCTTTTGAGGCACCGACAGCTGCCCGCAACCCGATTTCTGCCCGCCGTGACTGCGTGCGTAACCAGAAGGTACCGACAATCCCAAAGAAGATATTCACCAGCATGAACCCGACCATGGCAATCTTTTTCTTCTGATTGTCCAAACGAGGCTTCAACATATCAGCCCGGTATTCACTGATGGGTTTCAGGGTGGAAACATACAAATCCCCAACTTGTAACCGATCTCCTTGCGCTTGCAGGAATGCATTCATATCTTCTGCTTTGAAGCCGTCTTTCATCCGAAGAAGACATTGGATATAATAAACACCTTGTTCAGTGATCAGATCGCTCACTTCCTGATCGGTCTTTAGACAAGTCAAATAATGACCAATGGCTTTATCAAATTCTCTCTCCCTCATTGGCTGCATCACGGCAGCTACTTCCATCGGGTTAGATTCCGGATCTGTCTTTATTTTCTTACCAACAGCCATGGATGTACCAAACAATCCTTCCACTACATTCTCAGGAAGAACTACATTTCCCGGATGACGCATAATTTCGTCGTATAAAGGTTTCCCGTCAGGCGTTTTCATCCGAAATACCCGACAATAATCCGGTGTAGCGACATACCATCTCCACACTTGCGAATTATAGGCTGTATCATTCTCCGATATCAACCCATTTCTGAATCTACGACTGTAGGTATAAGGAATGGCTGCAGCCGATAAACCAACAGCCTCCACTTCCGGACAATGTCGTAGATTATCCAGTAAACGAAGAAAATTTTCGGAATCACTTTCCGCGTCTTGTAAAGAATCAGGTGATGAGGAGTCGAACTCCTTGTTAAATTCAACACTATACGTATTCGTGATGTCATATCCCAAAGGTTGCCGATAGGTATACGCATCAACCAATAAAGAATCGGCCATCACCCACAACATAGCCGTTACCAATAGTAATTCCAGGAAGATCCAAACATTCCCGCTTCGTTGGTTCCAAATCAAAGTCAAAAGATGCTTTATCATATAAATCCTGTTTTATCGTTATTTATTCGTTTCTTCTCCATTCTTCAAGGCCTCACAAATTGGCTTACGCGAAATCCACCAAGCAGGTAATCCTGCCGAAAGCAGATTGATCAACATACAAAAGAGCAAAGCAAGGACGAAAGCCTCGGGGCGGAACAGCATTTCGGCTCTCAACTCCGTGTTGCTTGCCTTAAGCAAGAAGTCTTTACACAAAGGAAACAAGGCCCAGGAAAATACCAATCCCAACATACCGCCCAGTAATGACATCAATCCGTTCTCATATAGGACCTGGCGCACAATTTGTACACTCGTGGCTCCGAAAGCTTTACGGACTCCAATTTCCGCCTGCCGCTTTCGGATGGACGATTGCGTCACGCCCAACAAGTTCAATACCGGAACAAGCAACAAGAAGAGCATTGCCCCACCTGTTTCCAACCAAAAGTCTTTCCAATCCACATAAATCTGTCCAATTGACCCCATTGCCTTGTCCCATTGCGTAATGGGATTCTCAAAGAACGAGATTGAATATTTCTCTTTAGTGGCATTATACCGGGCAATCTGCTGTTGTAACTCTTTCCGGATAGCATCAAAGTCACTCGACTTCTTTGCTAACAGAACAACATTGAAATTTCCAATCATATTCTCCAAGTCCTGCGAAGTCTTCAATAAAGGCCAGGCAGTATAAGGATACCAAACATCTGCATAGGCAGTCGCAGCAGCTTTACTGACATTCTCCACAACTCCACAAATACGTCCTATACCCGCATTAAGCTTTACTTCTTTTCCGACAACATCAACCGTTCCAAACAACTCTCTGGCCATCCATTCCGAAACAATCACCTGTCGGAT is part of the Parabacteroides sp. AD58 genome and harbors:
- a CDS encoding ABC transporter permease; this translates as MIASMIRQMWNERKANVLILLELLVVFSCLLYAADYLYVKYKEYKQPLGFDISHVYKVWLGVVPETSADYDTTAVHTTNGMDDFFTIVDRLEKDSRVETVGYTSGNHFHYMYFNRFATFHGIKMQRYGFVRDVDPSYFRVFKVKTADGQSWEKLENALRNNQIVVTATVAERYFGKATEGRGKDIWITNQGDADSIVYHIGEVCEPQRYQEFSSYDYAYYRNLGGRDELKKYGIEILSGNINLFVRMKPSADKPELMQQFRKDMEQQLRLGNIYLSDVTPMSYYREEVLRSVLDNIRLYVVAVCFLLFNVLLGVVGTFWFRARQRIPEIGLRMAVGASRMVIFIQLIGEGLMLLAVVTLPAVLIYVNLGQLDVLTTTSMDLSMIDRLVHSFLIAFLTLAMMIVAGIVFPAKQAARLNPTEALKDE
- a CDS encoding ABC transporter permease: MPSINSYIKQSWRLLRQNRLAALLSILGTALAICMIMVFVILFIANTAAFKPESHRADTYYVTYVKTEGKADGRRIAMTGLGLPFIKECFYPLQSAEAVTAVVRDIWQKQILLSMDGRNTVTASILETDTAFWHVYNFDFVTGNPFSKATFESGLHEAVISEKVARSIFGTEQVVGKELKINFQVYRVCGVVKDVSRFADKAWADVWIPYTAGTHLFYNMEGIGGSFECYMLLKKGHNREDLRQELLKRIDNFNAGLSDVQANILHQPFSHLEKWMGGENSEVSVGKVFLRFGVIAFIILLVPALNISGIILAWTRKRIPEFALRQAYGATRQRIMSQVLLENLLVTLIGGLLGFILSYVALACMSDWLMITSLGQEQLSLQMVNGWVFIAVFILCLLLNLLSAVFPAWKATRQQISEALNS
- a CDS encoding ABC transporter ATP-binding protein; translated protein: MITLTNLEKVYRTKEIETVALENVNLTVDKGEFLSIMGPSGCGKSTLLNIMGLLDQPTRGTVEIAGVQTASMDDKQLAAFRNKTLGFVFQSFHLINSLNVLDNVELPLLYRPHVSAKERREAAIAVLEKVGLSHRMRHFPTQLSGGQCQRVAIARAIIGNPEIILADEPTGNLDSKMGAEVMEILHKLNQEDGRTIVMVTHNENQAKQTSRIVHFFDGRQIQ
- a CDS encoding ABC transporter permease, which produces MIKHLLTLIWNQRSGNVWIFLELLLVTAMLWVMADSLLVDAYTYRQPLGYDITNTYSVEFNKEFDSSSPDSLQDAESDSENFLRLLDNLRHCPEVEAVGLSAAAIPYTYSRRFRNGLISENDTAYNSQVWRWYVATPDYCRVFRMKTPDGKPLYDEIMRHPGNVVLPENVVEGLFGTSMAVGKKIKTDPESNPMEVAAVMQPMREREFDKAIGHYLTCLKTDQEVSDLITEQGVYYIQCLLRMKDGFKAEDMNAFLQAQGDRLQVGDLYVSTLKPISEYRADMLKPRLDNQKKKIAMVGFMLVNIFFGIVGTFWLRTQSRRAEIGLRAAVGASKAQLRRELFLEGLFLLALTLPFLLIFLVNMLYLDMPDTYRLAYTWWRFLITLSVSYLLMGGMIYLGIRIPANKITRMNPAETLHYE
- a CDS encoding ABC transporter permease, with protein sequence MLKQYIKQAFQMLKENRLVSTISIIGTAISITMIMMVVLVLQVQVVNYYPEEHRDRMLYVEDGTCVKSEESQNNGNMSDEAVKECFYSLKIPEAVTAYVKETEPVSTLDKRNYTAYTVKMVDLNFWKIFSFHFIKGGPFTEADFESGIRQVIVSEWMARELFGTVDVVGKEVKLNAGIGRICGVVENVSKAAATAYADVWYPYTAWPLLKTSQDLENMIGNFNVVLLAKKSSDFDAIRKELQQQIARYNATKEKYSISFFENPITQWDKAMGSIGQIYVDWKDFWLETGGAMLFLLLVPVLNLLGVTQSSIRKRQAEIGVRKAFGATSVQIVRQVLYENGLMSLLGGMLGLVFSWALFPLCKDFLLKASNTELRAEMLFRPEAFVLALLFCMLINLLSAGLPAWWISRKPICEALKNGEETNK